The sequence below is a genomic window from bacterium.
ATTGGCGGCATTGTCGAAGGAAATAGGCCATGAATCCAGCCCGTCCACCCCATGAAGTAATGCGAGTTGATGCACGGCGAACACCGCGCTGATCAGCTCATTGCCGCCGTTATTCGCGCCGTTGGGCGTGTTATTCGTGCCATCCGCCCGAACGGGAATGGGCAAGTCGATGCCGTCCACCTGTTCATTGACCCCATCCTTATTGATATACCCCACATCCCGGAAAATCTCGCACGCCCTGCGTATATGGGGCGGCGCATCCTCGCGCAGATAAAATCCCGCCGGTTCGCCGCGCTGCTCGAAATACTGATCGAAAATAACCTGTGCCTCCACCGGCACGCGATGGTCGGCCTGGGAGTAGAACATATCGTGAAAATCGATGCTGTATTCGCCCAGCAGATGAAAAAACTGGTTCAACGGAATGGAAGAAGCAGAAGGCGGCGGTTCCGGCAGATCGGCCAGGGAGCGTTTTTCCTCCCATCCGTTGCGCAGTGCTCCCAGGTGGAGCTCGCCGTGAAAAGCGCGGTTGCCGTCCGTGCGCACGGTTCGGCCGTCAGGGGAGGCATAGGCGGTGGAAAGCAGGAATATATTATCCTGCAACAGCGATGAAACATTGAGCGGCAGGCTGCCTTCGGTATTTAATGACAGTAATTGCCGAACCGTAGTGGCATGGAATTCATACATAATCGCCCCTTACGAACAGAGGCAGAATAGGCCAAAAAAATTAATTTTTTAACAAACTAGCCCAGTGCCCGGTGATGCGTCAGGCAGGGTAGGGCGCCTCTGGCTTCTTCCAGCGCCTTCAGCGGCAATTCGGCAATCATCGTATGCGCATGTTCCCCGCCATCGGCCAGCACCTCGCCCCAGGGGTTGACCACAAGCGAATGGCCGTAGGTAAAACGCTTCTCGCTATGCTTGCCCGTTTGCGCCGGGGCGATGACGAAACAGCCGTTCTCGATCGCGCGCGCGCGCAGCAGCACATGCCAGTGCGCCGCGCCGGTCTTTTGGGTGAACGCCGCCGGCACGGCCAGGAAATCCGCCCCCGCCTGCGCGTAGTAACTATACAGGTAAGGAAAGCGCAGGTCATAGCACACGCTCATGCCGAGCTTGCCCCAGGGCGTTTCGGCCAGCACCGGCGCCTCTCCCGGGCGGTAGCGGGCGGATTCATGGTAGCGCCCCACGCCGTCCCCCACGGTGGCATCGAACAGGTGCAGCTTGTCATAACGTGCGGCCACTTCGCCCTTGTGATTGATAAGGAGCGACCGGTTGGCCAGGCGATTATCGGGTGTTTGGAGCGAAGCGACTGGGTGCGACTGCGCCCCGCCGCTTATTGCGGCGCAATCCTGCCCGGAGGGCAGGTTAGGTAAACCGGTTTCGTCGGGCTTCACGACGGCGGAGCCGATCAGCACC
It includes:
- a CDS encoding carbon-nitrogen hydrolase family protein, with protein sequence MNASATLRIAIAQMTSGPDRQANLDAVLRAMDEAEAQGAAWVLTPETCNVMDEDFERVLKDTRHEAEDPFINRLKEEAKARGMWVLIGSAVVKPDETGLPNLPSGQDCAAISGGAQSHPVASLQTPDNRLANRSLLINHKGEVAARYDKLHLFDATVGDGVGRYHESARYRPGEAPVLAETPWGKLGMSVCYDLRFPYLYSYYAQAGADFLAVPAAFTQKTGAAHWHVLLRARAIENGCFVIAPAQTGKHSEKRFTYGHSLVVNPWGEVLADGGEHAHTMIAELPLKALEEARGALPCLTHHRALG